From Mucilaginibacter rubeus, a single genomic window includes:
- a CDS encoding asparagine synthetase B, protein MDDEQKDHLKSYGIAFWVLKNGEEVDWLLNYRGGSFMMKYGPKVEEECKIRGVSYEVIADAKANEIITEVSDPSVNMDLVKLEKAPRMAVYSPKNKLPWDDAVTLVLKYAEIPYDLVYDEEVIHGELPKYDWLHLHHEDFTGQYSKFYGAFRYAQWYTDDIKIQEAMAHKLGFSKVSKMKLAVAQNIRDFCAGGGFLFAMCSGTDTFDIALSAANTDICERMFDGDAADQDAQSKLDFSQTFAFQNFTLDMNPISHSFSNIDVTTTRQVDRTRDFFTLFDFSAKWDVVPSMLTQDHDKVIKGFMGLTTAYNKSMLKPGVTIMGEMKTANEARYIHGEYGKGQWTFYGGHDPEDYQHAVNDPPTDLKLHPNSPGYRLILNNVLFPAAKKKKQKT, encoded by the coding sequence ATGGATGATGAGCAAAAAGACCATCTCAAATCATACGGAATCGCTTTCTGGGTGCTCAAAAACGGCGAGGAGGTCGACTGGCTGCTCAACTATCGCGGCGGGAGTTTTATGATGAAATACGGGCCCAAAGTTGAAGAGGAATGCAAAATCCGCGGGGTAAGCTATGAAGTTATTGCCGATGCCAAAGCCAATGAAATCATAACCGAAGTAAGCGACCCTTCAGTAAATATGGATTTGGTTAAACTGGAGAAAGCACCGCGAATGGCGGTTTATTCGCCTAAAAACAAACTACCCTGGGATGATGCCGTTACCCTGGTTTTGAAATACGCCGAAATTCCGTACGACCTGGTTTACGACGAAGAAGTGATCCACGGCGAACTGCCCAAGTATGATTGGCTGCACCTGCACCATGAAGATTTTACCGGCCAGTACAGCAAGTTTTACGGTGCTTTCCGTTACGCGCAATGGTATACCGACGATATCAAGATCCAGGAGGCCATGGCCCATAAACTGGGCTTCAGCAAAGTATCAAAAATGAAACTGGCTGTAGCTCAAAACATCCGCGACTTTTGCGCAGGCGGCGGCTTCCTGTTTGCCATGTGTTCGGGTACCGATACTTTTGATATCGCACTATCAGCCGCAAATACCGATATCTGCGAACGTATGTTTGACGGTGATGCCGCCGACCAGGACGCACAATCTAAACTCGACTTCAGTCAGACTTTCGCTTTTCAGAATTTCACGCTGGATATGAACCCCATTTCGCATTCATTCAGCAATATTGATGTTACCACCACCCGTCAGGTCGACCGTACACGTGATTTCTTTACGTTGTTTGATTTTTCGGCCAAATGGGATGTGGTGCCCAGCATGCTTACTCAAGATCATGACAAAGTGATTAAAGGCTTTATGGGCTTAACCACAGCCTACAATAAAAGTATGCTTAAGCCCGGCGTTACCATCATGGGCGAAATGAAAACCGCCAACGAAGCCCGCTACATCCACGGCGAATACGGCAAAGGCCAATGGACATTTTACGGCGGCCATGACCCTGAAGATTACCAGCACGCCGTAAACGACCCACCGACAGATCTTAAACTGCACCCCAATTCTCCCGGTTATAGGTTGATCTTAAATAATGTACTTTTCCCGGCCGCGAAGAAGAAAAAACAGAAAACGTGA
- the pruA gene encoding L-glutamate gamma-semialdehyde dehydrogenase — MLKGFFNVPAPVNEPVLNYGPRSLERVALKAALEAGRAQQIDIPMYIGGKEVRTNTKLEIRPPHDHKHLLATFSEGDASHVTAAIDAALTAKADWENLAWEHRAAIFLKAAELIAGPYRAEINASTMLGQSKNAYQAEIDSACELIDFLRFNVEYMTEIYKQQPPVSGKGVWNRVEQRPLEGFVFALTPFNFTAIAGNLPASAAMMGNVVVWKPAYPQIYAANVIMKIFKEAGVPDGVINLIYVDGPVAGEVIFNHPDFAGIHFTGSTKVFQNIWQTIGTNIHKYKTYPRIVGETGGKDFVLAHPSANAEVVSTALVRGAFEYQGQKCSAASRAYIPASLWPAVKENMQRDITSFKIGPVEDFENFVNAVITEVSFDKLAKYIDAAKTDEGVEIVAGGNYDKTQGWFIEPTVLKVEDPYYVTMCEELFGPVLTIYVYEDDKFDEILDVVDKTSIYALTGSIISQDRYAIEKATTRLRNAAGNFYINDKPTGAVVGQQPFGGARGSGTNDKAGSMINLLRWVSPRTIKETFDPPKDYRYPFLAKEV; from the coding sequence ATGCTTAAAGGATTTTTTAATGTTCCGGCACCGGTGAATGAGCCCGTCTTAAATTACGGTCCGCGGAGTTTGGAGCGTGTGGCGCTTAAAGCAGCTCTTGAAGCTGGTCGTGCCCAACAAATCGATATACCTATGTACATTGGCGGCAAAGAAGTACGTACCAACACCAAGTTGGAGATCCGTCCGCCGCATGATCATAAACATTTATTGGCTACCTTCAGCGAAGGTGACGCGAGCCATGTTACTGCTGCTATTGACGCTGCCCTTACAGCCAAAGCCGACTGGGAAAACCTGGCCTGGGAACACCGCGCCGCCATATTCCTGAAAGCTGCGGAGCTCATCGCCGGACCATACCGCGCCGAGATCAATGCTTCTACCATGCTTGGTCAGTCAAAAAACGCGTACCAGGCCGAAATTGATTCGGCTTGTGAGTTGATCGACTTTCTGCGTTTCAACGTAGAATACATGACCGAGATCTACAAACAACAACCGCCTGTATCAGGCAAAGGTGTTTGGAACCGTGTGGAGCAACGCCCGCTGGAAGGTTTCGTGTTCGCGCTTACGCCTTTTAACTTTACCGCTATTGCAGGCAACCTGCCTGCATCAGCTGCCATGATGGGCAACGTAGTAGTTTGGAAACCTGCTTACCCGCAGATCTACGCCGCTAACGTGATCATGAAGATCTTTAAAGAAGCCGGCGTACCTGATGGTGTTATCAACCTGATTTATGTTGATGGCCCTGTTGCAGGCGAGGTGATCTTTAACCACCCTGATTTTGCAGGTATCCACTTCACAGGTTCAACCAAAGTATTCCAGAACATCTGGCAAACTATCGGTACCAATATCCACAAATACAAAACCTACCCACGCATTGTAGGCGAAACCGGCGGTAAGGACTTTGTACTTGCCCACCCAAGCGCCAATGCCGAAGTGGTAAGCACTGCACTTGTTCGTGGCGCGTTTGAATACCAGGGACAAAAATGTTCTGCTGCTTCAAGGGCGTATATCCCGGCTTCATTATGGCCTGCGGTAAAAGAAAACATGCAGCGCGATATTACATCGTTTAAAATAGGTCCGGTAGAGGATTTTGAAAACTTTGTAAATGCCGTTATCACCGAAGTATCGTTTGATAAACTGGCTAAATACATTGATGCTGCCAAAACCGACGAGGGCGTTGAAATTGTTGCCGGCGGTAACTATGATAAAACCCAAGGCTGGTTTATTGAGCCAACTGTATTGAAAGTTGAAGACCCGTATTACGTAACCATGTGCGAGGAGCTTTTTGGCCCGGTACTAACTATTTACGTTTACGAAGACGATAAATTTGATGAGATCCTTGACGTTGTAGATAAAACATCGATCTACGCGCTTACAGGCTCAATTATCTCCCAAGACAGGTATGCTATCGAGAAAGCTACTACCCGTTTACGTAACGCGGCTGGTAACTTTTATATTAATGATAAACCTACAGGAGCAGTAGTTGGTCAGCAGCCATTTGGCGGCGCAAGGGGATCAGGCACTAATGATAAAGCCGGATCAATGATCAACCTGTTACGTTGGGTGTCACCTCGTACCATCAAAGAAACCTTTGATCCGCCAAAAGATTACAGGTATCCGTTTTTGGCTAAGGAAGTGTAG
- the leuS gene encoding leucine--tRNA ligase, whose translation MDYQFKEIEQKWQQFWAQNQTFKAEDKSSKPKYYVLDMFPYPSGAGLHVGHPLGYIASDIFARYKRLKGFNVLHPMGYDSFGLPAEQYAIQTGQHPAITTEDNIATYRRQLDQIGFSFDWSREVRTSSPDYYKWTQWIFMQLFNSWYNKDADKAQSIDKLVAHFETKGSAGINAVCDDEILSFTAGEWKAFSNQQQQDELLKYRLTYLRESTVNWCPALGTVLANDEVKDGFSERGGYPVEQKKMTQWSMRITAYAERLLQGLDTIDWPEPLKEMQRNWIGKSTGASVKFPIDKSGHNAALDTDFIEVFTTRVDTIFGVTFLVIAPEHELVASLTTPEQKADIEAYIAQTKKKSELDRMADAKTVSGAFTGSYVLNPLNGQQIPIWIADYVLAGYGTGAVMAVPSGDQRDFLFAKHFNLPVVQILDIQNIETEADPTKEGAYVNSDFINGLAYKEATTAVVAKLEGINAGKAKVNFRMRDAIFGRQRYWGEPVPVYFKDGLPYLIDESHLPLLLPEIDKYLPTETGEPPLGRAEDWKYEGGLAYELSTMPGWAGSSWYWYRYMDAQNDKEFASREAIEYWKDVDLYIGGSEHATGHLLYSRFWNKFLKDLDLVVEEEPFKKLINQGMIQGRSNFVYRLIDEEGKGTNTYVSHGLIKEHKTTPIHVDVNIVENEVLNIAKFKQWRPEFADAEFILENGKYICGVEVEKMSKRYYNVVNPDDIATRFGADTLRMYEMFLGPLEQSKPWNTNGIEGVFKFLRKFWRLFHNDAWEFGVSDAAPSKAEFKSLHKIIKKVEEDIERFSFNTSVSSFMIAVNELTDLKCNNRAILQDMVIILSSYAPHICEELWSLLGNADGTLSYAPFPKFNAEYLVEDEFAYPISINGKMKMNLSISLSLDAKEIEATVLANADVQKYLDGKTPKKLIVVKGRIVNMVV comes from the coding sequence ATGGACTACCAATTTAAAGAGATAGAGCAAAAATGGCAGCAGTTTTGGGCACAAAACCAAACCTTCAAAGCCGAAGACAAAAGCAGCAAACCCAAGTATTATGTGCTGGATATGTTCCCTTACCCATCAGGGGCTGGTCTACACGTTGGGCACCCGCTGGGCTATATCGCTTCAGATATTTTTGCACGCTACAAACGTTTAAAAGGCTTTAACGTGTTGCACCCTATGGGTTATGATAGCTTTGGCTTACCTGCCGAGCAATACGCTATTCAAACCGGTCAGCACCCTGCCATAACTACCGAAGATAATATTGCTACCTACCGTCGCCAGCTTGACCAGATCGGCTTTTCGTTCGATTGGAGCCGCGAGGTACGTACCAGCTCGCCCGACTATTATAAATGGACCCAGTGGATCTTTATGCAGTTGTTTAACAGCTGGTATAATAAAGATGCAGACAAAGCCCAGTCAATTGATAAACTGGTTGCGCATTTTGAAACTAAAGGCTCTGCAGGCATCAATGCCGTTTGTGATGATGAAATTTTAAGTTTTACTGCCGGTGAATGGAAAGCGTTCAGCAACCAGCAACAGCAGGACGAACTGTTAAAATATCGCCTTACCTACCTGCGCGAAAGCACCGTAAACTGGTGCCCGGCCCTTGGTACCGTATTGGCAAACGACGAGGTAAAAGACGGCTTTAGCGAGCGCGGCGGCTACCCTGTTGAGCAAAAGAAAATGACCCAATGGAGCATGCGCATTACCGCCTATGCCGAAAGGTTATTGCAAGGCCTGGACACTATTGACTGGCCGGAACCTTTGAAAGAAATGCAAAGGAACTGGATTGGTAAAAGTACCGGAGCAAGTGTTAAATTCCCGATAGACAAATCTGGTCATAACGCCGCTTTGGATACCGATTTCATCGAAGTATTTACAACAAGGGTTGATACTATTTTCGGTGTTACTTTCCTGGTAATTGCCCCTGAGCATGAACTGGTAGCTTCATTGACAACTCCTGAGCAAAAGGCAGATATTGAAGCTTACATCGCGCAAACCAAAAAGAAATCGGAACTGGACAGGATGGCTGATGCCAAGACTGTATCTGGCGCGTTTACCGGCAGCTATGTGCTTAATCCACTGAACGGTCAGCAAATTCCTATCTGGATTGCTGATTACGTATTGGCTGGTTACGGAACCGGAGCAGTTATGGCAGTACCATCGGGCGATCAGCGTGATTTCCTGTTTGCAAAGCATTTTAATTTGCCGGTAGTACAAATCCTCGATATTCAAAACATCGAAACTGAGGCAGATCCAACCAAAGAAGGAGCCTACGTCAATTCTGATTTTATCAACGGCCTGGCCTACAAAGAAGCGACTACTGCCGTAGTTGCCAAACTGGAAGGGATCAACGCAGGTAAAGCCAAAGTGAACTTCAGGATGCGCGATGCCATTTTCGGTCGTCAACGTTATTGGGGCGAGCCGGTGCCGGTTTACTTTAAAGATGGCTTGCCATATTTAATTGACGAAAGTCACTTGCCATTGTTGCTACCTGAAATTGATAAATACCTCCCAACCGAAACCGGCGAACCACCACTGGGCCGCGCCGAAGATTGGAAATATGAGGGCGGTTTGGCTTACGAGCTAAGCACCATGCCGGGCTGGGCCGGTTCAAGCTGGTACTGGTACCGTTATATGGACGCCCAAAACGATAAAGAGTTTGCATCGCGCGAGGCTATTGAATACTGGAAAGACGTTGACCTTTACATCGGTGGCAGCGAACATGCTACAGGTCACCTGTTGTACAGCCGTTTCTGGAATAAATTTTTGAAAGATCTTGACCTTGTTGTTGAAGAAGAGCCTTTCAAAAAATTGATTAACCAGGGCATGATCCAGGGCCGCAGTAACTTTGTTTACAGGCTGATTGATGAGGAAGGCAAAGGTACCAACACCTATGTATCGCACGGATTGATCAAAGAACATAAAACTACGCCAATACACGTTGACGTTAACATCGTTGAAAACGAAGTACTAAACATTGCTAAGTTTAAACAATGGCGACCTGAGTTTGCCGATGCGGAATTCATCCTGGAAAATGGCAAATATATCTGTGGTGTTGAGGTCGAAAAAATGTCGAAGAGGTATTACAACGTTGTAAACCCTGATGATATAGCAACCCGTTTTGGTGCCGATACTTTGCGTATGTATGAGATGTTCTTAGGTCCGCTGGAGCAGAGCAAACCTTGGAATACCAATGGCATCGAGGGCGTGTTCAAATTCTTGCGCAAATTCTGGAGGTTATTTCATAATGATGCCTGGGAATTTGGCGTAAGCGATGCAGCCCCGTCAAAAGCCGAGTTCAAATCATTACATAAGATCATTAAAAAGGTTGAGGAAGATATTGAGCGCTTCTCGTTCAACACTTCAGTTTCAAGCTTTATGATCGCTGTTAATGAATTAACCGATCTGAAATGCAACAACCGCGCTATTTTGCAGGATATGGTGATCATTCTTTCATCGTACGCCCCACACATTTGCGAGGAACTATGGTCGTTGTTAGGTAATGCCGATGGTACTTTATCATACGCGCCGTTCCCTAAATTCAATGCAGAGTATTTGGTTGAAGACGAGTTTGCTTACCCGATCTCTATCAATGGCAAAATGAAAATGAACCTGAGCATCTCGTTAAGCCTTGATGCTAAAGAAATAGAAGCAACCGTTTTAGCTAACGCCGATGTACAAAAATACCTGGATGGCAAAACCCCTAAAAAACTGATTGTGGTTAAAGGCCGCATTGTTAATATGGTGGTTTAG
- a CDS encoding YoaK family protein, with amino-acid sequence MLKAVKEQRTLKENLMLASSTAFVAGVTNVAGMLAFLAFTSNITGHVANLAKHIVEQNYHQMIIFVVWLMMFFAGAFVSSFIIRSFEDKSRWKANSTPMIVEAIILLAVAIYGHNFYQETQLEREIVISATLFSMGLQNSLVSNISGGLIKSSHLTGLFTDLGSEVAEWFHPRTKNTETAGNKILVRFTVLGFYLFGGLAGGYLFNLYEFAIFYFIPVILLTIMYYDVSPLALHKLSRMFASGKRQTAS; translated from the coding sequence ATGCTTAAAGCTGTAAAAGAACAACGTACGCTGAAAGAAAACCTGATGCTGGCTTCGTCAACCGCGTTTGTGGCCGGGGTTACTAATGTGGCGGGAATGCTGGCTTTTCTGGCCTTCACCTCAAACATTACGGGGCACGTAGCCAACCTGGCCAAGCACATTGTTGAGCAAAACTACCACCAGATGATCATTTTTGTGGTTTGGCTCATGATGTTCTTCGCCGGTGCTTTTGTATCCAGTTTTATTATCCGTTCGTTTGAAGATAAAAGCCGCTGGAAGGCCAATTCTACGCCAATGATAGTTGAGGCCATTATTTTGCTGGCGGTAGCTATATATGGTCATAACTTTTACCAGGAAACGCAACTGGAACGCGAGATTGTGATTAGCGCCACGTTGTTTTCGATGGGATTACAGAATAGTCTGGTTTCTAACATTTCGGGCGGGTTGATCAAATCCAGTCATTTAACCGGTTTGTTTACCGACCTGGGCAGTGAGGTTGCCGAGTGGTTTCATCCCCGTACAAAGAACACCGAAACAGCAGGTAATAAAATATTGGTCAGGTTTACTGTACTTGGCTTTTACCTGTTTGGCGGACTGGCGGGCGGTTATTTATTTAACCTTTACGAGTTTGCCATTTTTTATTTTATCCCGGTTATTTTGCTCACCATCATGTATTATGACGTTTCGCCGCTTGCATTGCATAAACTAAGCCGTATGTTTGCATCGGGCAAACGCCAAACCGCATCTTAA
- the can gene encoding carbonate dehydratase: MSTQENTNGKAVIDINNIKLAQANSYNTLIKNNAAWVERKLAEDSEFFTTLAKGQSPEVLWIGCSDSRVPANEVTGTKPGEVFVHRNIANVCVHSDMNMLSVLDYAVNVLKVKHVIVAGHYGCGGVAAAMSNKQFGLIDNWLRHIKDVYRLHAKELDAIADEADRVKRLVELNVSEQVYNLCKTTIIQNAWKERHDLEVHGWVIDLASGLVKDQQVTSSSPHNLGYVYEFATDEVAAH; encoded by the coding sequence ATGTCAACACAAGAAAATACAAACGGCAAAGCCGTAATAGATATCAACAATATTAAACTGGCCCAGGCAAACAGCTATAACACTTTAATTAAAAATAACGCTGCCTGGGTTGAGCGCAAACTGGCCGAAGACAGCGAGTTTTTCACCACTCTGGCCAAAGGTCAAAGCCCCGAAGTGCTGTGGATAGGCTGCTCTGACAGCCGTGTGCCTGCAAACGAGGTAACCGGTACCAAACCGGGCGAGGTGTTTGTACACCGCAACATTGCCAACGTATGTGTACACTCGGACATGAACATGCTGAGCGTGCTTGACTATGCCGTGAATGTGCTTAAGGTAAAACACGTTATTGTAGCCGGCCACTACGGATGTGGTGGTGTTGCTGCCGCTATGAGCAACAAACAGTTTGGTTTGATTGATAACTGGCTGCGCCACATTAAAGATGTTTACCGTTTACACGCCAAAGAGCTTGACGCTATTGCTGACGAAGCCGACCGCGTTAAACGCCTGGTTGAACTGAATGTGAGCGAGCAGGTTTATAACCTGTGCAAAACCACTATTATTCAAAACGCGTGGAAAGAACGTCATGACCTTGAAGTACACGGTTGGGTAATTGACCTGGCCAGCGGCCTGGTTAAAGACCAGCAGGTTACCAGTAGCAGCCCGCATAATTTAGGCTATGTGTACGAGTTTGCTACGGATGAGGTGGCTGCACACTAA
- a CDS encoding VOC family protein, producing MKLKLLVIRTADMQKLVDFYKLLGFSFDYHQHGNSPYHYSTTIDGTVIEIYLLTKSQTEADKNLRLGFELDDFDGAIELLEKSGVPFASAPSETDFGFMAVVVDPDGRRVELYKK from the coding sequence ATGAAACTGAAATTACTGGTTATAAGAACTGCCGATATGCAGAAGTTGGTTGATTTTTATAAGTTGCTGGGCTTTAGTTTTGATTACCACCAGCATGGTAATTCCCCGTATCATTATTCGACTACCATCGATGGAACGGTGATTGAGATATATCTGCTTACTAAAAGTCAAACAGAGGCAGATAAAAACCTTCGCTTAGGTTTTGAGCTGGATGATTTTGATGGGGCGATTGAATTATTAGAAAAGTCCGGAGTGCCGTTTGCATCCGCGCCGTCAGAAACCGATTTTGGTTTCATGGCAGTTGTTGTTGACCCGGATGGCAGAAGGGTGGAGTTGTATAAGAAGTGA
- the sucD gene encoding succinate--CoA ligase subunit alpha encodes MSVLVNKDSKVIVQGFTGKEGSYHAEQMIAYGTQLVGGVTPGKGGQSHLDRPVFNTVKDAVVATGADVSIIFVPPAFGADAIMEAAEAGIKVIVCITEGIPTKDMIAVKEYLSDKDARLIGPNCPGIITADESKIGIMPGFIFKKGNVGVVSKSGTLTYEAVDQVVKAGLGITTAIGIGGDPIIGTPTKEAVELLMNDPDTHGIIMIGEIGGNMEADAARWIKANSTKPVVGFIAGQTAPPGRRMGHAGAIVGGADDTAAAKMKIMAECGIRVVESPAEIGAAMAEELAKLA; translated from the coding sequence ATGAGTGTACTCGTAAATAAAGATTCAAAAGTTATTGTACAAGGTTTCACCGGTAAAGAGGGTTCATACCATGCCGAGCAAATGATTGCTTACGGAACTCAGTTAGTTGGTGGTGTTACACCAGGTAAAGGTGGCCAAAGCCATTTAGACAGGCCGGTATTTAACACAGTTAAAGATGCTGTAGTTGCAACCGGTGCTGATGTATCCATCATTTTTGTACCTCCTGCTTTTGGCGCTGATGCCATTATGGAAGCCGCCGAAGCCGGCATTAAGGTTATTGTTTGTATTACCGAAGGTATCCCTACAAAGGATATGATTGCGGTTAAAGAATATTTATCAGATAAGGATGCTCGCCTGATTGGCCCTAACTGCCCGGGTATCATCACTGCTGATGAAAGCAAAATTGGTATCATGCCAGGCTTTATCTTCAAAAAAGGTAACGTTGGTGTGGTTTCAAAATCAGGTACTTTAACTTACGAAGCGGTTGACCAGGTGGTTAAAGCCGGTTTGGGTATCACTACAGCTATCGGTATCGGTGGCGACCCTATCATTGGTACACCAACCAAAGAAGCTGTTGAATTATTAATGAACGATCCGGATACTCATGGTATCATCATGATTGGCGAAATTGGCGGTAACATGGAAGCTGATGCTGCCCGCTGGATCAAAGCAAACAGTACTAAACCGGTTGTAGGTTTCATCGCAGGCCAAACAGCGCCTCCGGGCCGCCGTATGGGCCACGCAGGTGCTATCGTAGGTGGTGCAGATGATACCGCTGCTGCTAAAATGAAGATCATGGCCGAGTGCGGTATCCGCGTGGTTGAGTCGCCAGCTGAAATTGGCGCTGCCATGGCAGAAGAATTGGCTAAGTTAGCTTAA
- the dctA gene encoding C4-dicarboxylate transporter DctA, with product MKRLLSNLTFQVLIAIALGVVAGLYVKGFAPTADLISKTFISLITMLIAPIIFLTIVLGIAGMSDMKKVGRVGGKALLYFEIVTTFALIIGVTVANIIKPGAGFENHAAKMDTTKLAVYEKAAAEMHWGDFIAHIVPSNMFDAFAKGDILQILFFAILFGFGLSKMGETGQTVIQLFDKLSKVFFNIMKIVMKVAPIGAFAGMAFTVSKYGIQTLKPLALLMGSVYLTMFLFIFVILNIICRLFKFSLWEYLKYIRQEILIVLGTSSSESALPAMMEKMEKFGCSKSVVGLVIPTGYSFNLDGTTIYLSMCVIFLAQVFNIPLSLGQELTIIGILMITSKGAAGVTGSGFIVLTSTLTAIKIIPVEGLAILIGVDRFMSEARAITNVIGNGVATIVIAKSEGEFRE from the coding sequence ATGAAACGCCTCTTATCAAACTTAACTTTCCAGGTACTTATAGCTATCGCCCTTGGGGTTGTTGCCGGTCTTTATGTCAAAGGTTTTGCACCCACTGCCGATCTGATCAGCAAGACATTTATCAGTCTTATTACCATGCTGATTGCGCCTATCATATTTTTAACTATTGTACTGGGTATTGCCGGTATGAGCGATATGAAAAAGGTTGGCAGGGTAGGCGGTAAGGCATTGCTTTATTTTGAGATTGTGACCACCTTCGCGCTTATCATAGGCGTAACGGTGGCCAATATCATCAAGCCAGGTGCCGGGTTTGAAAACCATGCCGCCAAAATGGACACCACCAAATTAGCGGTATACGAAAAAGCTGCCGCCGAAATGCATTGGGGCGATTTTATAGCGCATATAGTCCCTTCAAATATGTTTGACGCTTTTGCCAAAGGTGATATTTTGCAGATTCTGTTTTTTGCCATATTATTTGGTTTTGGCCTGAGTAAGATGGGTGAAACCGGGCAAACCGTAATCCAACTGTTTGACAAGCTCTCCAAAGTATTTTTCAACATCATGAAAATAGTGATGAAGGTAGCCCCGATTGGTGCTTTCGCAGGAATGGCTTTTACGGTGAGTAAATACGGCATACAAACACTTAAGCCGTTGGCCCTGCTGATGGGCTCGGTTTACCTGACAATGTTCCTGTTTATTTTTGTGATATTGAATATCATTTGCAGGCTGTTCAAATTCAGTCTTTGGGAGTATCTCAAGTACATCAGGCAGGAGATATTGATTGTGCTGGGCACATCCTCGTCCGAGTCGGCATTACCGGCCATGATGGAGAAGATGGAAAAGTTTGGGTGCTCCAAATCGGTGGTGGGCCTGGTGATCCCTACAGGTTATTCTTTTAATTTGGATGGTACTACTATTTACCTGTCCATGTGCGTGATATTTTTGGCGCAGGTGTTTAATATTCCACTTTCTTTGGGTCAGGAGCTAACCATAATCGGGATACTGATGATCACCTCAAAAGGAGCAGCAGGTGTTACCGGCAGTGGCTTTATTGTACTCACCAGTACGCTTACCGCCATCAAAATAATCCCGGTTGAGGGTTTGGCGATATTGATCGGCGTTGACAGGTTTATGTCAGAAGCGCGGGCTATTACCAACGTGATAGGTAATGGCGTGGCTACTATTGTGATTGCGAAGAGTGAGGGGGAGTTCAGGGAGTAA
- a CDS encoding DUF1801 domain-containing protein, with the protein MTTLTPIDHFYLTKEEPNRSCLLALRDIILSFDADITAEWKYNMPFFYYKGKMFCYLWVHTKKQWPFLGMVEGKHLHHPDLTFEDRARIKIMIFNPEEDLPVDTIRLILNEAIDLYRTGLVKLPKRKKN; encoded by the coding sequence ATGACCACGCTCACCCCAATCGATCACTTCTACCTCACCAAAGAAGAACCCAACCGGAGCTGCCTGTTGGCCTTACGTGATATCATTCTGTCGTTTGATGCGGATATTACCGCCGAGTGGAAATACAATATGCCTTTCTTTTATTATAAAGGCAAAATGTTTTGCTACCTGTGGGTCCATACCAAAAAGCAGTGGCCGTTTTTAGGTATGGTTGAGGGTAAGCACCTGCACCATCCCGATTTGACATTTGAAGATCGCGCCCGGATCAAGATCATGATTTTTAATCCGGAGGAGGATTTGCCTGTTGATACCATCCGGTTAATTTTGAATGAGGCAATTGATCTGTACAGAACAGGGTTGGTTAAATTGCCGAAGAGAAAGAAGAATTAA
- the can gene encoding carbonate dehydratase, which yields MSSQIHDTSHITYEGLLEGNKKFIEGALAEDPEYFDKLANGQKPPVLWIGCADSRVPANQITNTAPGEIFVHRNIANMVIHSDMNMLSVLDYAVNVLKVKHVIVTGHYGCGGVNAAMGNNQFGLIDNWLRHIKDVYRLHADELDAITDETERSNRLVELNVIENVNNLCKTSIVQNAWKNGQDLSVHGWVYSLSTGVINDMKVSTSSNEKMDAVFKFK from the coding sequence ATGAGTTCTCAAATTCATGACACCAGTCACATCACCTACGAAGGTTTACTGGAAGGAAACAAAAAGTTTATTGAAGGCGCTTTAGCCGAAGATCCTGAATATTTTGACAAGCTTGCTAACGGTCAAAAACCGCCGGTATTATGGATTGGCTGCGCCGATAGTCGTGTACCTGCCAACCAGATCACCAATACCGCTCCGGGCGAGATTTTTGTGCACCGTAACATTGCCAACATGGTTATCCACTCGGATATGAACATGTTGAGCGTGCTTGACTATGCCGTGAATGTATTGAAAGTAAAACACGTGATTGTTACCGGTCATTACGGTTGTGGTGGCGTTAATGCTGCTATGGGTAACAACCAGTTTGGCCTGATTGATAACTGGCTGCGCCACATTAAAGACGTTTACCGTTTACATGCCGATGAGCTTGACGCCATTACTGATGAAACAGAGCGCAGTAACCGCCTGGTTGAGCTGAACGTAATAGAAAACGTAAACAACCTTTGCAAAACATCCATAGTACAAAACGCCTGGAAAAACGGCCAGGACCTTTCTGTACACGGTTGGGTTTATAGCCTCAGCACCGGTGTTATCAACGATATGAAGGTAAGTACATCCAGCAACGAGAAAATGGATGCCGTGTTTAAATTTAAATAG